Proteins from a single region of Nakamurella flava:
- a CDS encoding PPOX class F420-dependent oxidoreductase has product MELTAALDFVRSNDHAVLLTRRRNGEPQMSPVNAGVVDGRICISSQAPRAKVRHLRRDPRASVLLLPDAFYGHWVQVDGPAEIVDQHGPNGPEPALELLVATYRAIAGEHPDWDDYRQAMIADDRVVIRITPERAVGG; this is encoded by the coding sequence ATGGAATTGACTGCCGCGCTCGACTTCGTCCGGTCCAACGACCACGCCGTGCTGCTCACCCGCCGCCGCAACGGTGAGCCGCAGATGTCCCCGGTGAACGCCGGGGTGGTCGACGGCCGGATCTGCATCTCCAGCCAGGCGCCGCGGGCCAAGGTCCGCCACCTCCGGCGCGACCCGCGGGCCTCCGTGCTCCTGCTTCCCGACGCCTTTTACGGCCACTGGGTGCAGGTCGACGGCCCGGCGGAGATCGTCGACCAGCACGGGCCGAACGGACCGGAACCGGCCCTGGAACTGCTGGTGGCCACCTACCGGGCCATCGCCGGGGAGCACCCTGACTGGGATGATTATCGGCAGGCGATGATCGCCGACGATCGGGTCGTCATCCGGATCACCCCGGAGCGGGCGGTCGGC
- a CDS encoding phosphatidylserine decarboxylase, with amino-acid sequence MADQAPGPGAHLLDLIRTTTPPLHPGGRPIVLGAAAATVAARIALRSVGLKRTGRTVGRIGALATLGSAAFFRAPVRVAPADTDVVVAPADGLISLLQDAAPPPELGLEPTPRPRVSIFLSVFDVHVQRFPVSGTVRAVAYRPGKFLSADLDKASDVNERNSVVLDTAHGEVVVTQIAGLIARRIVCDTAAGHAAPLGATYGLIRFGSRVDTYLPVGTEFAVQRGQRAVGGETVLARWERP; translated from the coding sequence GTGGCCGACCAGGCCCCCGGCCCCGGAGCCCATCTGCTCGACCTGATCCGGACGACGACACCACCTCTGCACCCGGGCGGGCGGCCCATCGTCCTCGGCGCTGCCGCGGCTACGGTGGCCGCCCGGATCGCCCTCCGATCGGTCGGGCTGAAGCGGACCGGACGGACCGTCGGACGGATCGGCGCGCTGGCCACCCTGGGCTCGGCCGCCTTCTTCCGCGCTCCGGTGCGGGTCGCCCCGGCCGACACGGACGTCGTGGTCGCCCCCGCGGACGGTCTGATCTCGCTCCTGCAGGACGCCGCCCCGCCGCCCGAGCTCGGTCTGGAACCGACGCCCCGCCCCCGGGTGTCGATCTTCCTCTCGGTGTTCGACGTGCACGTGCAGCGGTTCCCGGTGTCCGGGACGGTGCGGGCGGTGGCGTACCGGCCGGGCAAGTTCCTGTCGGCCGACCTCGACAAGGCCTCCGACGTCAACGAACGCAACTCCGTCGTCCTGGACACCGCACACGGCGAGGTGGTCGTCACCCAGATCGCCGGGCTCATCGCCCGCCGCATCGTCTGCGACACCGCGGCCGGCCACGCCGCCCCGCTGGGCGCGACCTACGGGCTGATCCGCTTCGGGTCCCGGGTCGACACCTACCTGCCGGTCGGCACGGAGTTCGCCGTGCAGCGGGGACAGCGCGCGGTGGGTGGGGAGACCGTCCTGGCCCGGTGGGAACGTCCCTGA
- a CDS encoding CDP-alcohol phosphatidyltransferase family protein: MGTSLMESEARPQVPGVRFLPNAITVLALCSGLSAVAFGLNQQWLLAVGAIAAAGVLDSLDGPAARLLNSTSRIGAELDSLSDCISFGVAPALVTYIWLLRDEGRAYGWVVCLLFAVCAALRLARFNSLLDDEPKPWARGFFTGVPAPAGGLLSQVPLLLYLRFDDGFWSRPVPVALWMVLVGVLMVSRIPSIALKSVRVAPQAIVPMLLILLVGVGFLVIEPEIVAVAGLLVYLLHLPYAGWKYQHLRRHPELWPQPKSRRPRRSSRVRLRMPRRRRVAGRLPDGSVQLRLAPRTPRPPRPRPTGKAQRPGGSDQT; encoded by the coding sequence GTGGGAACGTCCCTGATGGAGAGCGAGGCGCGACCCCAGGTTCCGGGCGTCCGTTTCCTGCCCAACGCCATCACCGTCCTGGCTCTGTGCTCCGGGTTGAGCGCCGTCGCCTTCGGCCTGAACCAGCAGTGGCTGCTGGCCGTCGGCGCCATCGCCGCCGCCGGCGTCCTGGACTCGCTGGACGGCCCCGCCGCCCGGCTACTCAACTCGACCAGCCGGATCGGCGCCGAGCTCGATTCCCTCTCGGACTGCATCTCCTTCGGCGTCGCCCCCGCCCTGGTCACCTACATCTGGCTGCTGCGCGACGAGGGCCGCGCCTACGGCTGGGTGGTCTGCCTGCTGTTCGCGGTGTGCGCCGCCCTGCGCCTGGCCCGCTTCAACTCGCTGCTGGACGACGAACCCAAACCGTGGGCCCGGGGATTCTTCACCGGCGTCCCCGCGCCCGCCGGCGGTCTGCTGTCGCAGGTGCCGTTGCTGCTGTACCTGCGGTTCGACGACGGCTTCTGGAGCCGCCCCGTGCCAGTCGCGCTGTGGATGGTCCTGGTGGGCGTGCTGATGGTCTCCCGCATCCCGTCGATCGCCCTGAAGTCGGTGCGCGTCGCACCGCAGGCCATCGTGCCGATGCTGCTGATCCTGCTGGTCGGCGTCGGGTTCCTGGTCATCGAACCCGAGATCGTCGCCGTCGCCGGGCTGCTGGTGTATCTGCTGCACCTGCCGTACGCGGGGTGGAAGTACCAGCACCTGCGCCGGCACCCCGAGCTGTGGCCGCAACCGAAGTCGCGGCGGCCCCGCCGGTCCAGCCGGGTGCGCCTGCGGATGCCCCGCCGCCGCCGGGTGGCCGGGCGGCTGCCCGACGGGAGCGTCCAGCTGCGGCTGGCGCCCCGCACGCCACGTCCCCCGCGGCCCCGGCCGACCGGGAAGGCCCAGCGGCCGGGTGGCTCGGACCAGACCTGA
- a CDS encoding DUF3263 domain-containing protein: MDGAAASAEPTRTTTDGPDATTGSGIGDPLSRRDRDILAFERKWWQFAGAKEQAIKEMFDLSPTRYYQVLNGIIDNPAALAEDPLLVRRLRRLRSSRQRARSARRLGFEV, encoded by the coding sequence ATGGACGGAGCGGCGGCCTCGGCCGAGCCGACTCGGACCACCACCGACGGGCCGGACGCGACGACCGGCTCCGGCATCGGGGATCCGTTGTCCCGGCGGGACCGGGACATCCTGGCCTTCGAGCGCAAGTGGTGGCAGTTTGCCGGGGCCAAGGAACAGGCCATCAAGGAGATGTTCGACCTGTCGCCCACCCGCTACTACCAGGTGCTCAACGGCATCATCGACAACCCGGCCGCCCTGGCCGAGGACCCGCTGCTGGTCCGGCGTCTGCGCCGACTGCGCAGCAGCCGACAGCGGGCCCGTTCGGCGCGGCGACTCGGCTTCGAGGTCTGA
- a CDS encoding DUF899 family protein, whose translation MDKPDIVSRTEWQRQRDELLIAEKAATRALDALAAQRRRLPMERVEQHYTFETADGPRSLVELFAGRDQLALYQFMDNGPGQFCPGCTQFTDNVPPAALARLAERGVSWITVSNMPRAQFEPYAASRGWTVPFASSGGTSWDADWGTGYFHFSTFLRDGDDVYRTYRTAARGVEPMLFHYAVLDRTVYGRQEDWEDSPSGWPQHPTYG comes from the coding sequence ATGGACAAGCCGGACATCGTGTCGCGCACCGAATGGCAGCGGCAGCGGGACGAACTGCTGATCGCCGAGAAGGCCGCGACCCGCGCGCTGGACGCCCTGGCGGCCCAGCGGCGGCGGTTGCCGATGGAGCGGGTCGAGCAGCACTACACCTTCGAGACGGCGGACGGACCACGGTCACTGGTCGAGCTGTTCGCCGGCCGCGACCAGTTGGCGCTCTACCAGTTCATGGACAACGGACCGGGCCAGTTCTGTCCGGGCTGCACCCAGTTCACCGACAACGTCCCGCCGGCGGCGCTGGCCCGGCTGGCCGAGCGGGGCGTCAGCTGGATCACCGTGTCGAACATGCCGCGTGCCCAGTTCGAGCCCTACGCCGCGAGCCGGGGGTGGACGGTGCCGTTCGCGTCGTCGGGCGGCACGAGCTGGGACGCCGACTGGGGCACCGGCTACTTCCATTTCTCGACGTTCCTACGCGACGGAGACGACGTCTACCGCACGTACCGGACCGCCGCGCGCGGAGTGGAGCCGATGCTGTTCCACTACGCGGTCCTCGACCGCACCGTCTACGGCCGGCAGGAGGACTGGGAGGACTCGCCGTCCGGCTGGCCGCAGCACCCGACGTACGGGTGA
- the malQ gene encoding 4-alpha-glucanotransferase, with translation MTAPDALLHRLAESYGIATEFWDWRGAHVTVPGETIVAVLAALGVDAGTPEAAQAAADGIADREWRRMLAPTVVVRQGQSPSVFVHVTHGEPVSIWVELETGGTREDLVQEENWTPPRQVGDRLVGEATFRLPADLPLGYHTLRATSPSDEGAASVIVTPSWVGLPARLGRQRSWGVAAQLYSVRSEQSWGVGDAADLADLAVWSAGQGAGYVLVNPLHAAEPVPPLEPSPYLPTTRRFQNPIYLRPERIPEFAELDQTARDTVAAGKEGLRESLAGQDAILRDPSWAAKQRALELVHAVPRTAGRELAYRQYCEREGDGLQDFATWCALVEEHGADWREWPDELQHPRSTAVQAFRTGHADRVDWYRWLQWVLDEQLSVAQATARRAGMALGVMHDLAVGVHPRGADAWALQDVFAAGMTVGAPPDTYNQAGQDWSQPPWRPDRLAEVGYAPFRSMVATVLRSAGGLRVDHIIGMFRLWWIPAGLGPKNGTYVRYDHEALIGILALEAVRAQAAIVGEDLGTVEPWVRDYLRDRGILGTSILWFEYELDSGGAAIGPLPAEKWREYCLASVTTHDLPPSAAYLAGDHVRLRHELGLLTRSLEEELDADEAERAAWLVELRRRGALSEHAAEAAADGLDPDAPDAPADDVRATVEALHRYLSWTPSRLLGVSLTDMVGDRRGQNQPGTIDEYPNWRVPLSGPDGQPISLEDVFASERAAALAAIMRG, from the coding sequence GTGACCGCACCCGATGCCCTGCTGCACCGCCTGGCCGAGTCCTACGGCATCGCCACTGAGTTCTGGGACTGGCGCGGCGCGCACGTCACCGTGCCGGGCGAGACGATCGTGGCCGTCCTGGCCGCGCTGGGCGTGGACGCCGGCACCCCGGAAGCCGCCCAGGCCGCTGCGGACGGCATCGCCGATCGGGAGTGGCGGCGCATGCTCGCCCCGACGGTGGTGGTCCGGCAGGGCCAGTCCCCGTCGGTCTTCGTGCACGTCACCCACGGTGAACCGGTGTCGATCTGGGTGGAGCTCGAGACGGGCGGCACCCGTGAGGACCTCGTCCAGGAGGAGAACTGGACGCCGCCCCGGCAGGTGGGGGACCGGCTCGTCGGCGAAGCCACGTTCCGGCTGCCGGCCGACCTCCCGTTGGGCTATCACACGCTGCGGGCGACGTCGCCGTCCGACGAGGGGGCGGCCAGCGTCATCGTGACGCCGTCGTGGGTCGGCCTGCCGGCGCGGCTCGGGCGGCAACGCAGCTGGGGGGTCGCCGCTCAGCTGTACAGCGTCCGCTCCGAGCAGTCCTGGGGGGTCGGTGACGCCGCCGATCTGGCCGATCTGGCCGTCTGGTCGGCCGGGCAGGGCGCCGGCTACGTCCTCGTCAACCCGTTGCACGCGGCCGAGCCGGTCCCGCCGCTGGAACCGTCGCCGTACCTGCCGACCACCCGGCGCTTCCAGAACCCGATCTATCTGCGGCCCGAGCGCATTCCGGAGTTCGCGGAGCTCGACCAGACCGCCCGCGACACGGTGGCTGCCGGGAAGGAGGGGCTGCGGGAGAGCCTCGCCGGGCAGGATGCGATCCTCCGCGACCCGTCGTGGGCGGCCAAGCAGCGGGCGCTGGAGCTGGTCCACGCGGTCCCGCGGACGGCCGGGCGCGAGCTGGCCTACCGCCAGTACTGCGAGCGCGAGGGCGACGGCCTGCAGGACTTCGCCACCTGGTGTGCGCTGGTCGAGGAGCACGGGGCGGACTGGCGGGAATGGCCGGACGAGCTGCAGCACCCCCGGTCGACCGCGGTGCAGGCGTTCCGCACCGGCCACGCCGACCGGGTCGACTGGTACCGCTGGCTGCAGTGGGTGCTCGACGAGCAGCTCTCCGTGGCGCAGGCCACCGCCCGCCGGGCCGGGATGGCGCTGGGGGTCATGCACGACCTGGCTGTCGGCGTCCATCCCCGCGGGGCCGACGCGTGGGCGCTGCAGGACGTCTTCGCCGCCGGGATGACGGTGGGCGCCCCGCCGGACACCTACAACCAGGCCGGTCAGGACTGGAGCCAGCCGCCGTGGCGGCCGGACCGGTTGGCCGAGGTCGGGTACGCGCCGTTCCGCAGCATGGTCGCCACCGTGCTCCGGTCGGCCGGTGGCCTGCGGGTCGACCACATCATCGGCATGTTCCGGCTGTGGTGGATCCCGGCCGGGCTCGGCCCGAAGAACGGCACCTATGTCCGGTACGACCATGAGGCGCTCATCGGCATCCTCGCCCTGGAGGCGGTGCGGGCCCAGGCCGCGATCGTCGGCGAGGATCTCGGCACCGTCGAGCCGTGGGTGCGCGACTACCTGCGCGATCGCGGCATCCTCGGCACGTCGATCCTCTGGTTCGAGTACGAGCTGGACTCCGGCGGGGCGGCCATCGGCCCGCTGCCGGCCGAGAAGTGGCGGGAGTACTGCCTGGCCTCGGTGACGACCCACGACCTGCCGCCGAGTGCGGCATATCTCGCGGGCGACCACGTCCGGCTGCGCCACGAGCTCGGTCTGCTCACCCGCAGCCTGGAGGAGGAACTGGACGCGGACGAGGCCGAACGCGCGGCCTGGCTGGTCGAACTGCGGCGCCGGGGAGCGCTGTCCGAGCACGCCGCCGAGGCGGCGGCCGACGGGCTCGATCCCGACGCGCCCGACGCCCCCGCCGACGACGTGCGGGCCACGGTCGAGGCGCTGCACCGCTACCTGAGCTGGACGCCGTCGCGCCTGCTCGGCGTCTCGCTGACCGACATGGTCGGCGACCGGCGCGGGCAGAACCAGCCCGGCACCATCGACGAGTACCCGAACTGGCGGGTGCCGCTGTCCGGTCCGGACGGGCAACCGATCTCGTTGGAGGACGTGTTCGCCAGCGAGCGGGCCGCCGCGCTGGCGGCGATCATGCGCGGCTGA
- a CDS encoding protein adenylyltransferase SelO — MSVVTVPSLTHQFAADLPELAVAWSAEPVTEPQLLVLNEAVARDLGLDPDWLQGPDGRQFLVGGLIPDGATPVAQGYAGHQFGGFSPRLGDGRALLLGELTAPDGRVRDLHLKGSGRTPFARGGDGFAVIGPMLREYVISEAMAALGVPTTRSLAVTATGRPVRRETILPGAVLTRSAASHLRVGSVQYARAISDHTEDLDLLRRLVDHAIVRHHPHAADADRPALALYEAVVAAQASLVAHWMLIGFVHGVMNTDNMTLSGETIDYGPCAFLTVFDPATVYSSIDTGGRYAYGNQPVVAEWNLARLAEALLPLIDENSDRAVELAVGVLETFRPRYSAAWLAGMRDKLGLPAGLADEVAAALCTDLTDLLQANHVDYTAFFRRLGRAARGESEPVRELVLDLAAIDAWLDRWRATGPDGDRMDRVNPAYVPRNHLVEEALAAATDGDLQPLGTLLDAIGDPFTERPGFERYAEPAASDYGTYTTFCGT, encoded by the coding sequence GTGAGTGTCGTGACGGTCCCCTCCCTGACCCACCAGTTCGCCGCCGACCTGCCCGAACTGGCCGTCGCCTGGTCGGCCGAGCCGGTGACCGAGCCCCAACTGCTCGTACTCAACGAGGCGGTGGCCCGCGATCTCGGCCTCGATCCCGACTGGCTGCAGGGCCCGGACGGTCGCCAGTTCCTGGTCGGCGGGCTGATCCCGGACGGCGCGACCCCGGTCGCCCAGGGCTACGCCGGGCACCAGTTCGGCGGGTTCTCACCGCGCCTGGGCGACGGGCGGGCCCTGCTGCTGGGCGAGCTGACCGCCCCGGACGGGCGGGTCCGTGACCTGCACCTGAAGGGTTCCGGCCGCACGCCCTTCGCCCGGGGCGGCGACGGATTCGCCGTCATCGGCCCGATGCTGCGGGAGTACGTCATCAGCGAGGCGATGGCCGCGCTCGGCGTCCCGACGACCCGGTCGCTGGCCGTCACCGCCACCGGGCGTCCCGTCCGGCGCGAGACCATCCTGCCCGGAGCCGTGCTGACCCGGAGCGCGGCCAGCCATCTGCGGGTCGGCAGCGTGCAGTACGCCCGGGCGATCAGCGACCATACCGAGGATCTCGACCTCCTGCGGCGCCTCGTCGACCACGCCATCGTGCGGCACCACCCGCACGCCGCCGACGCCGACCGGCCGGCGCTGGCGTTGTACGAGGCGGTCGTCGCCGCACAGGCGTCCCTGGTGGCGCACTGGATGCTGATCGGCTTCGTCCACGGGGTGATGAACACCGACAACATGACGCTGTCCGGCGAGACCATCGACTACGGGCCCTGCGCCTTCCTGACGGTCTTCGACCCGGCCACCGTGTACAGCTCGATCGACACCGGCGGGCGGTACGCGTACGGCAACCAGCCGGTGGTCGCCGAGTGGAACCTGGCCCGGCTGGCCGAGGCACTGCTCCCGCTCATCGACGAGAACTCCGACCGGGCCGTCGAGCTCGCCGTCGGCGTGCTGGAGACGTTCCGCCCCCGGTACAGCGCCGCGTGGCTGGCCGGGATGCGCGACAAGCTCGGCCTGCCGGCCGGTCTGGCCGACGAGGTCGCCGCAGCCCTGTGCACCGACCTGACGGACCTGTTGCAGGCCAACCACGTCGACTACACGGCGTTCTTCCGCCGCCTCGGTCGGGCCGCCCGGGGTGAGAGCGAACCGGTGCGCGAACTGGTGCTCGACCTCGCCGCCATCGACGCCTGGCTGGACCGCTGGCGCGCGACCGGCCCGGACGGCGACCGGATGGACCGTGTCAACCCGGCCTACGTGCCCCGCAACCACCTCGTCGAGGAGGCCCTGGCCGCGGCCACCGACGGGGACCTGCAGCCGTTGGGCACGCTGCTGGACGCGATCGGTGATCCGTTCACCGAGCGGCCCGGATTCGAGCGGTACGCCGAGCCGGCCGCGTCGGACTACGGCACGTACACGACGTTCTGCGGGACCTGA
- a CDS encoding low molecular weight protein tyrosine phosphatase family protein yields MRVLFVCSRNRLRSPTAEAVFRDRPGIEVASVGLKPDAEEVATPEDIAWADLIFVMEASHKRELTRRFQRYLRDKRVVVLAIRDDYDYLQPELVDLLQRVVPPHLP; encoded by the coding sequence ATGCGGGTCCTGTTCGTGTGCAGCCGTAACCGGCTGCGCAGTCCCACGGCTGAGGCCGTGTTCCGCGATCGGCCGGGGATCGAGGTCGCCTCGGTCGGGCTGAAGCCGGACGCCGAAGAGGTGGCCACCCCGGAGGACATCGCCTGGGCGGACCTGATCTTCGTCATGGAGGCGTCGCACAAGCGGGAGCTGACGCGGCGCTTCCAGCGGTACCTCCGCGACAAGCGGGTGGTCGTGCTCGCGATCAGGGACGACTACGACTACCTGCAGCCCGAACTCGTCGATCTGCTGCAGCGGGTCGTTCCGCCCCACCTGCCCTGA
- a CDS encoding DUF2254 domain-containing protein, with product MNVRPSPRPPVAGTPRAQRVAIALRDSLWLVPLLCMVAGIGLCVVATAIDRVTGNSLVPQWLTGPPSAAQTVLSTIASSLVTLITLVMTVVTVAVQLAMGQFSPRIVGALLRDRSSQLTHGLFAATLVFALLAISQVDDSADGGQGSVPGVTVPLAYLLMLASVVALVLYVHHAGQTLRVAGLIDLVGDHLHAELDRLYPADPAAAADPDPQVITAPEPGVVVRFDGPGLVAAAVAADCSLRLVPAMGDFVCAGAPLVIVDAGDGVRLNRRHVADLVTLGNERSYPDDPAYAFRQLVDIAERGVSEPFSDPTTTVQAIDRLHDALRQLATRHIPAGEHRDGRGTVRLRVPALDWTGYVRLAFDELRLAGARSPQVARRLRAALEDLRAVAPAPRRPELDRQLELLTQGVQRSFESDRDVARDDRRPAGPRLWRRPRAGGGHRPGQRSPGPPRSGCRPPHRGVSARPLSRCERWVPGTIGAWGTPARSGRCGSCSCAAVTGCAVPRLRPCSAIGRGSRSPRSG from the coding sequence ATGAACGTTCGACCGAGCCCGCGGCCGCCGGTGGCCGGGACGCCCCGGGCGCAGAGGGTCGCGATCGCCCTGCGCGACAGCCTGTGGCTCGTCCCCCTCCTCTGCATGGTCGCCGGGATCGGCCTGTGCGTGGTGGCCACCGCCATCGACCGGGTTACCGGGAATTCCCTCGTCCCGCAGTGGCTGACCGGCCCGCCCAGTGCGGCACAGACCGTGCTCAGCACCATCGCCTCGTCCCTGGTCACTTTGATCACGCTGGTGATGACCGTGGTCACGGTCGCGGTGCAACTGGCCATGGGCCAGTTCTCACCCCGGATCGTCGGGGCGTTGCTGCGCGACCGTTCGAGCCAGCTCACCCACGGTCTGTTCGCGGCCACGCTGGTCTTCGCGCTGCTCGCGATCTCGCAGGTGGACGACTCCGCCGACGGCGGGCAGGGCTCCGTGCCCGGGGTGACGGTGCCGCTCGCCTATCTGTTGATGCTGGCCAGCGTCGTCGCCCTCGTGCTCTACGTGCACCACGCGGGGCAGACCCTACGGGTCGCCGGGCTCATCGACCTGGTCGGTGACCACCTGCACGCGGAGCTCGACCGGCTCTACCCGGCCGACCCCGCAGCGGCGGCGGACCCGGACCCGCAGGTGATCACGGCGCCGGAGCCGGGCGTGGTCGTCCGGTTCGACGGGCCCGGCCTGGTCGCCGCCGCGGTGGCCGCGGACTGCTCGCTCCGGCTGGTGCCGGCGATGGGTGACTTCGTCTGCGCGGGGGCGCCGCTGGTGATCGTGGACGCCGGCGACGGCGTTCGGCTGAACCGTCGGCACGTGGCCGACCTGGTGACGCTAGGGAACGAGCGCTCCTACCCGGACGACCCGGCGTACGCGTTCCGCCAGCTCGTCGACATCGCCGAACGCGGGGTCAGTGAACCCTTCTCGGACCCGACCACCACCGTGCAGGCCATCGACCGATTGCACGACGCGCTGCGCCAGCTGGCCACCCGGCACATTCCCGCCGGCGAGCACCGCGACGGGCGTGGAACCGTGCGGCTGCGGGTGCCCGCCCTCGACTGGACGGGGTACGTCCGGCTGGCCTTCGACGAGCTCCGACTCGCGGGAGCTCGTTCCCCCCAGGTGGCCCGCCGACTGCGCGCGGCCCTCGAGGACCTCAGGGCGGTCGCACCCGCCCCACGCCGACCTGAACTCGACCGCCAGTTGGAATTGTTGACCCAGGGTGTCCAGCGGTCGTTCGAGAGCGACCGCGACGTCGCACGCGATGACCGCCGACCAGCAGGGCCTCGGCTCTGGAGAAGACCTCGTGCAGGCGGCGGCCACCGGCCGGGGCAACGGTCACCGGGCCCACCCCGTTCCGGGTGCCGGCCGCCCCACCGTGGAGTGAGCGCGCGCCCGCTGTCCCGTTGCGAACGGTGGGTGCCTGGGACCATCGGGGCATGGGGTACGCCGGCGAGAAGCGGGAGATGCGGGTCCTGTTCGTGTGCAGCCGTAACCGGCTGCGCAGTCCCACGGCTGAGGCCGTGTTCCGCGATCGGCCGGGGATCGAGGTCGCCTCGGTCGGGCTGA
- a CDS encoding YciI family protein yields the protein MKQYLLSVYMVEGAPVPAEDEIQRMYADVDTFNKKLQTSGHWVFAGGLHPADVATVVQPSAGGGITTTDGPFAEAKEHIGGFWVIKAADLDEALRLAGEGAVACGGPVEVRPFQDEPEGE from the coding sequence GTGAAGCAGTATCTGCTGTCCGTGTACATGGTCGAGGGCGCTCCGGTGCCGGCCGAGGACGAGATCCAGCGCATGTACGCCGATGTCGACACCTTCAACAAGAAGCTGCAGACGAGCGGCCACTGGGTGTTCGCCGGCGGGCTGCACCCGGCCGATGTCGCCACGGTCGTCCAGCCGTCGGCCGGCGGTGGGATCACGACCACCGACGGTCCGTTCGCCGAGGCCAAGGAGCACATCGGCGGGTTCTGGGTCATCAAGGCCGCCGACCTCGACGAAGCCCTGCGATTGGCCGGCGAGGGCGCCGTCGCGTGCGGTGGGCCGGTCGAGGTCCGCCCGTTCCAGGACGAGCCGGAGGGCGAGTGA
- a CDS encoding RNA polymerase sigma factor, whose protein sequence is MDPVSTVFRAEYGRAVATLTRLLGDIDSAEEAVQEAFAVATDRWPNDGTPPNPGGWIVTTARNRALDRIRRESTRRHRYEQAYRITDHDPEPREVGPVDDDRLRLVFTCCHPALAPAAQVALTLRLLGGLSTDEIARAFMVPEPTMGQRISRAKAKITAAGIPYRIPRDADLPDRLPPVLAVVYLIFNEGYTATTGQALIRDDLCHEAIRLARLLVELMPDEPEARGLLALLLLTAARRPARLDDRGRLVRLADQDRGRWDRPLIIEGHAIVRDCLRRNSPGPYQWQAAIAAVHADAADATQTDWGQIRALYDQLLAATGSPVVAVNRAVAVLETDGPAAALQVLDELVMSPAVDQLDRYQHFHATRAEVLAQLDRPADARAAYDRALALTGNEAEARFLGERQAALP, encoded by the coding sequence ATGGATCCTGTCTCGACGGTCTTCCGGGCCGAGTACGGCCGGGCCGTCGCCACCCTGACCCGTCTGCTGGGCGATATCGACAGCGCCGAGGAGGCGGTCCAGGAGGCGTTCGCGGTGGCGACCGACCGGTGGCCGAACGACGGCACCCCACCCAATCCGGGTGGGTGGATCGTCACCACCGCCCGCAACCGGGCCCTGGACCGCATCCGCCGGGAGTCGACCCGTCGACACCGGTACGAGCAGGCCTACCGGATCACCGACCACGATCCGGAGCCACGGGAGGTGGGCCCGGTGGACGACGACCGGCTGCGGCTCGTCTTCACGTGCTGCCACCCGGCTCTGGCTCCCGCCGCGCAGGTGGCGCTGACCCTTCGGCTGCTCGGCGGGTTGTCCACCGACGAGATCGCCCGCGCGTTCATGGTTCCCGAACCGACCATGGGTCAGCGCATCAGCCGGGCCAAGGCCAAGATCACGGCGGCCGGCATCCCGTACCGCATCCCACGGGACGCCGACCTGCCCGACCGGCTGCCGCCGGTGCTGGCCGTCGTGTATCTGATCTTCAACGAGGGGTACACGGCCACCACGGGGCAGGCCCTCATTCGCGACGACCTGTGCCACGAGGCGATCCGGTTGGCCCGGTTGCTGGTCGAGCTGATGCCCGACGAACCCGAGGCCCGTGGGCTGCTCGCCCTGCTGCTGCTGACCGCGGCCCGTCGTCCCGCGCGTCTGGACGACCGTGGACGGCTGGTCAGGCTGGCCGACCAGGACCGCGGCCGTTGGGACCGTCCGCTGATCATCGAGGGACATGCGATCGTCCGAGACTGTCTGCGTCGCAACAGCCCTGGGCCCTACCAGTGGCAGGCCGCCATCGCCGCCGTGCATGCTGACGCGGCCGACGCGACTCAGACCGACTGGGGCCAGATCCGCGCACTGTACGACCAGTTGCTGGCCGCCACCGGCAGTCCCGTCGTCGCGGTGAACCGGGCCGTCGCTGTGTTGGAGACCGACGGCCCGGCGGCCGCCCTGCAGGTGCTGGACGAGCTGGTCATGTCGCCGGCCGTCGACCAACTGGACCGCTACCAGCATTTCCACGCCACCCGGGCCGAGGTCCTCGCGCAACTCGATCGGCCCGCAGACGCCCGCGCCGCCTACGACCGGGCTCTGGCGCTGACGGGCAACGAGGCGGAGGCCAGGTTCCTCGGCGAACGCCAGGCCGCCCTGCCCTGA